Proteins encoded together in one Monomorium pharaonis isolate MP-MQ-018 chromosome 8, ASM1337386v2, whole genome shotgun sequence window:
- the LOC105831707 gene encoding ubiquitin-conjugating enzyme E2 J1, which translates to MSFEGKYNAKSPAVKRLMREAQELHEATEEYCASPLEDNLFEWHFTVQGPPSTDFEGGVYHGRILLPPEYPMKPPNIILLTPNGRFEVNKKICLSISGHHPETWQPSWSIRTALLALIAFMPSPGSGTIGALDYSTEERQKLAKKSLNWQCDTCGKVVNLLSKNSVKKPITEEEQTMLKTIALKADDSPTSDVLFTDNTGNVSENEVRHRNVETIPAENADRQQPEIILNRVETMSSSNDLFWSILIISLVSAIILLILRRLFLV; encoded by the exons ATGTCATTCGAGGGGAAGTACAATGCAAAGAGCCCAG CGGTGAAGAGGTTAATGAGAGAGGCACAAGAGCTGCACGAGGCTACCGAGGAGTATTGCGCGTCGCCTCTCGAGGACAACCTGTTCGAATGGCATTTCACGGTGCAAGGACCACCGTCTACAGACTTTGAAGGTGGCGTTTATCATGGGAGAATCTTGTTACCACCGGAATATCCTATGAAGCCACCAAATATCATTCTGTTGACG cCAAATGGACGCtttgaagtaaataaaaagatatgcCTGAGTATCTCTGGCCATCATCCGGAAACGTGGCAACCATCATGGAGTATTAGAACAGCATTGCTAGCCCTGATAGCCTTTATGCCCAGCCCAGGGAGCGGCACAATTGGAGCATTGGATTACAGCACTGAAGAACGACAGAAACTTGCTAAAAA ATCGTTGAACTGGCAGTGCGATACGTGCGGTAAAGTCGTGAACCTGTTGTCCAAAAACTCTGTTAAAAAACCCATCACCGAAGAGGAGCAGACCATGTTGAAAACAATCGCTCTTAAa gCCGACGACTCACCCACGTCAGATGTATTATTTACGGATAATACAGGAAATGTATCTGAGAATGAGGTACGGCATCGTAACGTGGAAACGATTCCAGCAGAAAATGCAGATCGCCAGCAACCTGAGATTATCTTAAATCGCGTAGAGACAATGTCCTCTTCAAACGATTTATTTTGGAGTATTCTTATCATTTCTTTAGTATctgcaattattttgttaatcttACGACgattatttcttgtttaa
- the LOC105831708 gene encoding uncharacterized protein LOC105831708, with product MGACLGRCLTKVTDSIPYRFYQRHTRMSFQEEERVELDDGGHRDQAKGSKSLLSFLSLKRFKKKHGVPVTLELLEDGRWSRSGNKYARLSSRHDVSTSSGLDMSLQVLDARTLMKQQTYVSSTPGSSLDLEWEHEGMPIPIMKDEKENLEYSLTQTSPNNSQPSSLTASPWSRVSSPNSLEWDPVETDIVCVDVETEQLLTEIERLTDRALKETGEWTSTNTDS from the exons ATGGGGGCCTGTCTCGGCCGCTGTTTAACGAAAGTCACAGATTCCATACCATACAG ATTTTATCAAAGGCATACCAGAATGTCTTTCCAAGAAGAAGAACGAGTTGAG TTGGATGATGGAGGGCACAGAGACCAAGCTAAAGGATCAAAAAG TCTCTTATCATTCCTCTCCTTAAAAAGATTCAAG AAAAAACATGGGGTTCCAGTGACTCTGGAATTATTGGAAGATGGAAGGTGGTCACGAAGTGGCAATAAGTATGCCAGGCTGAGTTCCAGGCACGACGTTTCTACGAG ttcTGGTCTGGATATGTCGCTTCAAGTTCTTGACGCAAGAACTTTAATGAAACAACAGACTTACGTCTCGTCCACTCCAGGATCATCGTTAGATCTTGAATGGGAACACGAAG GAATGCCAATACCAATCATGAAAGATGAAAAGGAAAATTTGGAGTATTCTTTAACACAGACGTCACCTAATAATAGTCAACCCTCTAGCCTGACGGCATCTCCTTGGTCCAGAGTCTCGAGTCCAAATAGTTTAGAATGGGATCCAGTAGAAACAGATATTGTATGTGTTGATGTAGAGACTGAACAACTTCTAACAGAGATAGAGAGATTAACAGACAGAGCTCTAAAAGAGACTGGTGAATGGACTAGCACTAACACCGACAGCTGA
- the LOC105831710 gene encoding inactive peptidyl-prolyl cis-trans isomerase FKBP6, producing the protein MAKHVNLAVDGFKISDLINADGITFEVGEQFDNEDEEEFAYSPHVQFSNEEMLNMLNMYDSDHEDNEDEKETVALCGMSFSKLKLKMTDLTSDQKVMKLVKQKGVGDVVPDNALATIHYIGYFEYRDEPFDSTYSSGKPRSLRLGKDCILPGLEIGIRSMQKHEIAVFLIHPDLAFKSLGCMPRIPPNEEVVFVVHLLHYIDDGHAATYQDLTPEERHIFSHIVKPVMHMLVTAKDYTEKLNYKQAIREYRKIIDRLETVKLNDESEEEEMNRLLSRAYTNLGICYNKENHPTKACFFLRQVPNPTAKSHYHFGKALLNIGEYNEAMKELQKGYTLEPQNEAIKKEIQITNVKQREYREIEKRLWKNCFKSKEEQNKITEFRKAARDLCENLIRSNDITRQSLSEGFTKEEHEIIREEAAILGLSVVTSVRYGKETVYLQKSKS; encoded by the exons atgGCGAAACATGTAAATCTGGCGGTCGATGGTTTTAAGATCAG CGATTTGATAAACGCAGATGGAATTACATTCGAAGTTGGAGAACAATTTGATAATGAGGACGAGGAAGAGTTCGCATATTCTCCACATGTACAATTTAGCAATGAAGAGatgttaaatatgttaaacatGTACGATTCTGATCATGAAGATAATGAAGATGAGAAAGAAACTGTAGCTCTCTGTGGTATGAGCTTTTCAAAGCTGAAATTGAAAATGACGGACTTAACCTCAGATCAAAag GTCATGAAACTTGTTAAGCAGAAAGGAGTTGGAGATGTTGTACCAGACAATGCTCTTGCTACCATTCACTACATTGGCTATTTTGAGTATAGAGATGAGCCTTTTGATTCTACTTACTCTTCTGGAAAACCAAGATCATTGCGTCTAGGCAAAGATTGCATTTTACCTGGTCTTGAAATTGGTATACGTTCTATGCAAAAACATGAAATAGCAGTATTTCTGATTCATCCCGATCTTGCTTTCAAATCTCTTGGTTGCATGCCACGTATTCCACCCAATGAGGAAGTGGTATTTGTTGTTCATTTGCTTCATTATATTGACGATGGCCATGCAGCAACATATCAAGATCTCACACCAGAAGAGAGACACATATTTAGTCATATAGTGAAGCCTGTGATGCATATGCTTGTGACGGCCAAAGATTATACTGAAAAGCTTAATTACAAACAAGCGATACGAGa atACAGAAAAATCATTGATCGTTTGGAGACAGTCAAATTAAATGATGAATCGGAGGAGGAAGAAATGAATCGACTACTCTCACGAGCCTACACTAACCTTGGAATTTGTTATAACAAAGAAAACCACCCTACTAAAGCTTGCTTCTTTCTAAGACAAGTGCCAAATCCAACAGCTAAAAGCCATTATCA TTTTGGAAAAGCTTTGCTAAATATTGGAGAATACAATGAGGCAATGAAGGAGTTGCAGAAAGGTTATACATTAGAGCCACAAAATGAAgccattaaaaaagaaattcagaTA ACAAATGTGAAACAGCGCGAGTATAGGGAAATAGAGAAACGCTTgtggaaaaattgttttaaatccAAGGaggaacaaaacaaaattactgAATTTCGAAAAGCTGCCCGTGATTTGTGTGAAAATCTTATTCGAAGTAATGATATAACAAGACAATCTCTTTCGGAAGGTTTCACGAAAGAAGAGCACGAAATTATACGTGAGGAAGCTGCCATATTAGGGTTAAGCGTGGTCACATCTGTTAGATATGGCAAGGAAACTGTATACCTTCAAAAGAGCAAATCATAA